Proteins from one Streptosporangium becharense genomic window:
- a CDS encoding ABC transporter ATP-binding protein: MSPHATSEPGRPPLVELRHISKRYPGVVANRDMNLVVHPGQIHAVVGENGAGKSTLMRILYGEEQPDGGEILLNGEPARLRSPADAIAAGIGMVHQHFMLAENLTVLENVILGAETSRWGLLDRRSSRRVLREVSERYGLDVDPDVTVERLGVGQRQRVEILKVLYRGARVLIFDEPTAVLVPDEVRALFESLAGLRERGLAVIFISHKLDEVLAVSDHITVIRAGTSVGDFATSEADSRLVSRLIIGGELPAPATRDRTGGGQVALRLRGLRTDAVTEATLEVARGEILGIAGVEGNGQSELIEAIMGIRGTSAGSVHITGRDATRLDTRHRRRLGLACIPEDRHRQALALPATLWENIMLGSGELRRRSRWRVDRKAARDVTGELIARLGVKAPSPDVPAAALSGGNQQKLVVGRELGGRPAVLLAAHPTRGVDVGAQAVIWELLRDARDGGLAVLLVSADLDEVLGLSDRVQVMLRGRLSAAVPAGELTPQRLGRLMTGTETEPADPAVEVR; this comes from the coding sequence ATGTCCCCTCACGCCACTTCCGAACCCGGGCGACCTCCGCTCGTCGAGCTCCGCCACATCAGCAAGCGCTACCCGGGCGTCGTCGCCAACCGCGACATGAACCTCGTCGTCCACCCGGGTCAGATCCACGCTGTGGTGGGGGAGAACGGGGCCGGCAAATCGACGCTCATGCGGATCCTGTACGGAGAGGAGCAGCCCGACGGCGGCGAGATCCTGCTGAACGGCGAACCGGCCCGGCTGCGTTCACCCGCCGACGCCATCGCGGCCGGCATCGGGATGGTCCACCAGCACTTCATGCTCGCCGAGAACCTGACCGTCCTGGAGAACGTGATCCTCGGAGCGGAGACGTCACGGTGGGGCCTGCTCGACCGCCGCTCGAGCAGACGGGTCCTGCGGGAGGTGAGCGAGCGTTACGGTCTCGACGTCGATCCCGACGTCACCGTCGAGCGGCTGGGCGTGGGCCAGCGGCAGCGGGTCGAGATCCTCAAGGTCCTGTACCGGGGCGCCCGCGTCCTGATCTTCGACGAGCCCACCGCGGTGCTGGTGCCCGACGAGGTGCGGGCCCTGTTCGAAAGTCTCGCCGGACTGCGCGAGCGGGGACTGGCCGTCATCTTCATCTCCCACAAGCTCGACGAGGTGCTCGCCGTCTCCGACCACATCACGGTCATCCGCGCCGGCACCTCGGTGGGGGACTTCGCCACCTCCGAGGCCGACTCCCGCCTCGTCTCCCGGCTCATCATCGGAGGCGAGCTGCCGGCGCCCGCGACCCGCGACCGCACCGGGGGCGGGCAGGTCGCCCTGCGGCTGCGCGGCCTGAGGACCGACGCCGTCACGGAGGCGACCCTGGAGGTGGCCCGGGGGGAGATCCTGGGCATCGCGGGAGTCGAGGGCAACGGACAGTCCGAGCTCATCGAAGCGATCATGGGAATCCGCGGGACCTCGGCGGGCTCGGTGCACATCACGGGCCGGGACGCGACCCGCCTCGACACGCGTCACCGCCGGCGGTTGGGGCTGGCGTGCATCCCGGAGGACCGCCACCGCCAGGCGCTGGCGCTGCCCGCGACACTGTGGGAGAACATCATGCTCGGCAGCGGGGAACTGCGACGCCGCAGCCGGTGGCGGGTCGACCGGAAGGCGGCCCGGGACGTCACCGGTGAGCTCATCGCCCGGCTCGGCGTCAAGGCGCCGTCTCCCGACGTACCCGCCGCCGCGCTGTCGGGAGGCAACCAGCAGAAGCTGGTCGTCGGCAGAGAGCTCGGCGGCCGGCCCGCGGTGCTGCTGGCCGCCCACCCCACCCGCGGCGTGGACGTCGGCGCCCAGGCCGTCATCTGGGAGCTGCTGCGCGACGCCAGGGACGGCGGCCTGGCGGTCCTGCTGGTCAGCGCCGACCTCGACGAGGTGCTCGGCCTGAGCGACCGGGTGCAGGTCATGCTGCGCGGAAGACTGAGCGCCGCCGTCCCCGCCGGGGAGCTGACCCCGCAGCGCCTCGGCCGGCTGATGACGGGAACCGAGACGGAGCCCGCCGACCCGGCGGTGGAGGTCCGATGA
- a CDS encoding ABC transporter permease, producing MRPARAPGRGVPGTLAVPALALLIALTVTAALLAAVGASPGRTYLTMLEFGLRPDSLVSAVNRSTIYFFAGLAVAVAFRMNLFNIGVEGQYRIAALLAAAAGAAVDLPGPLHLTVVCLVAMLTGAVWAGIAAVLRTWRGVSEVLSTLLLNYVATAVIAYLLAEVFAADSVTGSTPELPPSARLPVLDGLPALFGLPLPAGVHLGGAALGAVVFGVVVHWVLTRTLYGHDLKISGLNPTAARAHGIDPRRMILITMLVSGGLAGLAGLPDLLGNTYRYGMDFPSGAGFTGIAVALLGRNTPLGIALSALLFGFLERSALILDIQGIPKEIVTIMQGVIVISVVVAHEVVRRMERRRTARLVREGTSPAASEPAGPAA from the coding sequence ATGAGACCCGCGCGGGCACCGGGCCGGGGAGTGCCGGGCACGCTCGCCGTCCCGGCGCTCGCACTGCTGATCGCCCTCACGGTCACCGCGGCGCTGCTCGCCGCGGTGGGCGCCTCGCCGGGGCGGACCTACCTGACCATGCTGGAGTTCGGGCTCCGGCCGGACTCGCTCGTCTCCGCGGTCAACCGGTCGACCATCTACTTCTTCGCCGGTCTCGCCGTGGCCGTCGCCTTCCGGATGAACCTGTTCAACATCGGGGTCGAGGGCCAGTACCGCATCGCGGCGCTGCTCGCCGCGGCGGCCGGCGCGGCCGTCGACCTGCCCGGCCCGCTGCACCTCACCGTCGTGTGCCTGGTCGCCATGCTCACCGGCGCCGTGTGGGCCGGCATCGCCGCCGTGCTGCGGACATGGCGCGGAGTCTCCGAGGTGCTGTCCACGCTCCTGCTGAACTACGTCGCCACCGCCGTCATCGCCTACCTGCTGGCCGAGGTGTTCGCGGCCGACAGCGTCACCGGCTCCACACCCGAGCTGCCACCGTCGGCACGCCTGCCCGTACTCGACGGCCTGCCGGCCCTCTTCGGGCTCCCGCTCCCCGCAGGCGTGCACCTCGGCGGGGCCGCACTGGGGGCGGTCGTCTTCGGCGTGGTCGTGCACTGGGTGCTCACCCGCACGCTGTACGGCCACGACCTGAAGATCAGCGGGCTGAATCCGACGGCGGCGCGCGCTCACGGCATCGACCCGCGCCGCATGATCCTCATCACCATGCTCGTCTCCGGTGGGCTGGCCGGGCTGGCCGGGCTGCCGGACCTGCTGGGGAACACCTACCGCTACGGCATGGACTTCCCCTCCGGCGCGGGATTCACCGGAATCGCCGTCGCCCTGCTCGGCCGCAACACCCCCCTCGGCATCGCGCTGTCCGCCCTGCTCTTCGGCTTCCTGGAGCGTTCGGCACTGATCCTGGACATCCAGGGCATCCCCAAGGAGATCGTCACGATCATGCAAGGCGTCATCGTGATCAGCGTCGTGGTCGCCCACGAGGTGGTGCGCCGCATGGAGCGCAGGCGCACCGCCCGGCTCGTGCGCGAGGGGACGTCCCCGGCCGCCTCCGAACCGGCGGGACCCGCCGCATGA
- a CDS encoding ABC transporter permease, whose product MSATIPRLPRLPRLPRRRWSRWARRPRVWVPAAVVVLLAMSAIRTFGGTEALTGSGVVSTALRLAVPIGLAGLSGLWSERAGVANLGIEGMMIIGTVCGAWAGYTHGVWAGVLAGVLGGVAAGLLHAVVTVTFGVDQAVCGIAINILAVGVARFLSVIAFSDLPGAGATQSPPVKGVIGTVSVPLLAGGWGTPDILGQLEQSRWFLISDVSGILRGLLHEVSWFTLLAVALILGSVLVLWHTAFGLRLRSAGEHPAAADSLGVRVHLMRYCGVLVSGGLAGLAGAYLVTVSSNVYREGQTGGRGFIGLAAMIFGNWRPTGTAGGALLFGYADALQLRQAAAMHTLLLLAAVLLWTAAIVVLRRRPRLAAALALLGAIALAVFQTTDSIPTQLIYATPYLTTLLVLVTIAQRLRMPAYVGIPYRRGDS is encoded by the coding sequence ATGAGCGCGACGATCCCGCGACTCCCGCGACTCCCGCGACTCCCGCGGCGCCGGTGGTCCCGGTGGGCCCGGCGGCCCCGGGTCTGGGTGCCGGCCGCGGTCGTCGTCCTGCTCGCGATGTCGGCGATCAGGACCTTCGGCGGAACCGAGGCGCTCACCGGATCCGGCGTCGTGAGCACCGCGCTCCGTCTGGCGGTCCCCATCGGGCTCGCCGGTCTGAGCGGCCTGTGGAGTGAGCGCGCGGGCGTCGCCAACCTCGGCATCGAAGGCATGATGATCATCGGGACCGTGTGCGGGGCCTGGGCCGGCTACACGCACGGCGTCTGGGCCGGTGTGCTGGCCGGTGTGCTGGGCGGCGTCGCCGCGGGCCTGCTCCACGCCGTCGTCACGGTGACCTTCGGGGTGGACCAGGCGGTCTGCGGCATCGCCATCAACATCCTGGCGGTGGGAGTGGCGCGCTTCCTGTCCGTCATCGCCTTCAGCGACCTGCCCGGAGCGGGGGCCACCCAGTCACCTCCCGTCAAGGGCGTGATCGGCACGGTCAGCGTGCCGCTCCTGGCGGGCGGCTGGGGCACGCCGGACATACTCGGACAACTCGAACAGAGCCGCTGGTTCCTCATCTCCGACGTCAGCGGCATCCTGCGGGGACTGCTCCACGAGGTCTCCTGGTTCACCCTGCTCGCCGTCGCGCTGATCCTGGGCAGCGTCCTGGTGCTCTGGCACACCGCCTTCGGGCTGCGCCTGCGCTCCGCCGGCGAGCATCCCGCCGCGGCGGACTCACTCGGGGTCCGGGTCCACCTGATGAGGTACTGCGGGGTGCTGGTGTCCGGCGGGCTCGCCGGACTCGCCGGGGCCTACCTGGTCACCGTCTCCTCCAACGTCTACCGGGAGGGGCAGACCGGTGGCCGGGGCTTCATCGGGCTCGCGGCCATGATCTTCGGCAACTGGCGGCCGACCGGAACGGCCGGCGGAGCCCTGCTGTTCGGGTACGCCGACGCCCTGCAACTACGTCAGGCGGCCGCCATGCACACGCTGCTGCTCCTGGCCGCCGTGCTGCTGTGGACGGCGGCGATCGTCGTCCTGCGCCGGCGCCCCCGGCTGGCCGCGGCCCTGGCACTGCTGGGCGCGATCGCCCTGGCGGTCTTCCAGACCACCGACTCGATCCCCACCCAGCTCATCTACGCCACGCCCTACCTCACCACCCTCCTGGTGCTGGTCACGATCGCCCAACGGCTCCGCATGCCGGCCTACGTCGGCATCCCCTACCGACGAGGAGACAGCTGA
- a CDS encoding N,N-dimethylformamidase beta subunit family domain-containing protein, whose translation MTAEQEARLMAYADRWSASPGQRVTLHAGGPPGTATVDLVDLVRETVLTPASSVPVEPRPVQTGSHLEAPSVPIPATGSIALWVRPHHLGARQVVAELGTRSWRLLLVLDEQGGAEVTVGTLPGRVRVRVPSAARPGAWSLLVAAWEATPATTTVHLTAAAGGGVRDGGVAGAGAHGADLPPPPATGTLRIGAGPGHGDRYAGRVALPMLTRSLLTATGCAPLLDLTTGGDLVEHVGGDVVALWDASADPGAPLVPDIGGDGHHARAVNRPLMGLIGPGGDAGGPAARTAVQLSPEDLDDARWPETCALTVPDETASTVLGIRLRTRSQSFVVPLIVRPPDRRRGPASRPIAVILPTFTYLAYANHRQSSEAEYFGDYSRVTTRRITLSPTDVYLNEHRELGLSLYDSRLEGGAVHHSSGRRPVLNHTADYRWWMTGAPRHFSADILLLRWLRSEGFAFDVLADEDVHAGGAGLLAGYRVVLTGSHPEYVSAPEREAVSAYVSGGGRLMYLGGNGFYWVTGVDPRHPNAIEVRRRGTGDWWDNEPGEDVLTSTGEPGGLWRHRGLPPQELLGVGFAAQGWGPAPGYTRLPDSRRDEAAWVFAGVETDTVGRYGLALGGAAGDEIDRAAPELGTPPGTLLLATSAGAHSHHYLAAAEDSSPGGDTVRADMTLRRLGNGGAVFSVGSINWVASLACRDGDVRRVTRNVLSRFLLPDAP comes from the coding sequence ATGACAGCCGAGCAGGAAGCCCGCCTGATGGCGTACGCCGACCGCTGGTCCGCCTCCCCCGGACAGCGGGTGACCCTGCACGCCGGCGGCCCACCCGGAACCGCGACCGTCGACCTCGTGGATCTCGTCCGGGAAACCGTCCTCACCCCGGCCTCGTCCGTCCCCGTCGAACCACGACCCGTGCAGACCGGTTCCCACCTGGAGGCACCCTCGGTGCCGATACCGGCCACGGGAAGCATCGCCCTATGGGTGCGTCCCCACCACCTCGGCGCGCGCCAGGTCGTGGCGGAACTGGGCACCCGGAGCTGGCGGCTGCTCCTCGTCCTGGACGAGCAGGGGGGAGCCGAGGTGACCGTCGGCACGCTCCCGGGCCGGGTACGCGTCCGGGTGCCCTCCGCCGCCCGGCCGGGGGCATGGTCCCTGCTCGTGGCGGCCTGGGAGGCGACACCGGCCACGACCACCGTCCACCTGACCGCCGCCGCCGGCGGCGGGGTGCGGGACGGCGGCGTGGCGGGGGCCGGCGCACACGGTGCGGACCTGCCGCCGCCGCCCGCGACCGGGACGCTGCGGATCGGAGCGGGCCCCGGCCACGGCGACCGGTACGCCGGACGCGTCGCCCTGCCCATGCTGACCAGGAGCCTGCTCACCGCGACCGGATGCGCACCCCTGCTCGACCTGACCACGGGAGGCGACCTGGTCGAGCACGTCGGCGGGGACGTCGTGGCCCTGTGGGACGCCTCCGCCGACCCGGGAGCCCCCCTCGTCCCCGACATCGGCGGCGACGGCCATCACGCCCGCGCCGTCAACCGGCCGCTGATGGGGCTGATCGGTCCCGGCGGCGACGCCGGGGGCCCCGCCGCCCGCACCGCCGTCCAGCTGAGTCCCGAGGACCTCGACGACGCGCGCTGGCCGGAGACGTGCGCGCTGACCGTCCCCGACGAGACGGCCTCCACCGTGCTGGGCATCCGCCTGCGCACCCGGAGCCAGTCCTTCGTCGTCCCGCTGATCGTCCGCCCCCCGGACCGGCGTCGCGGGCCGGCGTCCCGCCCGATCGCGGTGATCCTGCCCACCTTCACCTACCTGGCCTACGCCAACCACCGCCAGTCCAGTGAGGCCGAGTACTTCGGGGACTACTCGCGGGTGACCACCCGCCGGATCACGCTCTCCCCGACGGACGTCTACCTCAACGAGCACCGGGAGCTCGGCCTGTCCCTGTACGACAGCAGGCTGGAGGGCGGCGCCGTCCACCATTCCTCGGGGCGTCGCCCCGTACTGAACCACACCGCCGACTACCGTTGGTGGATGACCGGGGCGCCGCGGCACTTCTCCGCCGACATCCTGCTGCTGCGCTGGCTGCGCTCGGAGGGGTTCGCCTTCGACGTCCTCGCGGACGAGGACGTGCACGCGGGCGGAGCCGGCCTGCTCGCGGGCTACCGCGTCGTCCTGACCGGCAGCCACCCCGAGTACGTCAGCGCGCCGGAGCGCGAGGCCGTCAGCGCGTACGTGTCCGGCGGCGGGCGGCTGATGTACCTGGGCGGCAACGGATTCTACTGGGTGACCGGCGTCGATCCCCGCCACCCGAACGCCATCGAGGTCCGCCGCCGCGGCACCGGTGACTGGTGGGACAACGAGCCCGGTGAGGACGTCCTCACCTCCACCGGCGAGCCCGGCGGACTCTGGCGCCACCGGGGCCTCCCGCCGCAGGAGCTCCTCGGCGTCGGCTTCGCCGCCCAGGGCTGGGGCCCGGCACCCGGCTACACCCGCCTGCCCGACAGCCGCCGTGACGAGGCGGCCTGGGTCTTCGCCGGTGTCGAGACGGACACCGTGGGCCGCTACGGGCTCGCGCTCGGCGGCGCCGCCGGAGACGAGATCGACCGCGCCGCACCGGAGCTCGGCACCCCGCCCGGCACCCTGCTGCTCGCGACGTCCGCGGGCGCGCACAGCCACCACTACCTGGCCGCCGCGGAGGACTCCTCACCGGGCGGGGACACCGTCCGCGCCGACATGACCCTGCGCCGGCTCGGCAACGGCGGCGCGGTGTTCTCGGTCGGATCCATCAACTGGGTCGCCAGCCTCGCCTGCCGCGACGGTGACGTCAGGCGCGTCACCCGAAACGTCCTGTCCCGATTCCTGTTGCCCGACGCCCCGTGA
- a CDS encoding 6-phosphogluconolactonase, whose protein sequence is MATAGAPRDDHPYPRTCGDLTDEHLSMPAEALAAIARHPLTVHPDTSALYHHLAREMADELRENNLRGEPTRWILPVGPKAQYPILARICNQERISWADAFAFHMDEFLDWQGRPVDPSHPFSFRGYCDRNLYRLLDPDLRPDPGNVVYPDVFDPDAYAERLRREGGADTCFAGFGYRGHLAFNEPPTTRWHHYGVEEFAASTTRIVPLLEDTIVAHSHRVTGGYTQAIPRMAVTVGMSEILSARRLHLITDGGAWKRYIVRVLLLTTEPDVTLPVTLAHRHPNVHVTVDADSIAPCALGLDS, encoded by the coding sequence ATGGCCACCGCCGGCGCACCGCGCGACGACCACCCCTATCCCCGCACCTGCGGGGACCTCACCGACGAGCATCTGTCCATGCCCGCGGAAGCCCTCGCGGCGATAGCCCGCCACCCTCTCACCGTGCACCCGGACACCAGCGCGCTCTATCACCACCTGGCCCGGGAGATGGCCGACGAACTGCGGGAGAACAACCTGCGCGGGGAACCCACCCGCTGGATCCTCCCCGTCGGCCCCAAGGCGCAGTACCCCATCCTCGCGCGCATCTGCAACCAGGAGCGGATCAGCTGGGCCGACGCGTTCGCCTTCCACATGGACGAGTTCCTCGACTGGCAGGGCCGGCCCGTGGACCCGTCCCACCCCTTCAGCTTCCGCGGCTACTGCGACCGCAACCTCTACCGGCTGCTCGACCCGGACCTGAGGCCCGACCCCGGGAACGTCGTCTACCCCGACGTGTTCGACCCCGACGCCTACGCCGAACGCCTGCGGCGGGAAGGAGGAGCCGACACCTGCTTCGCGGGCTTCGGCTACCGAGGGCACCTGGCCTTCAACGAACCGCCGACGACCCGCTGGCACCACTACGGCGTCGAGGAGTTCGCCGCCTCCACCACGCGGATCGTCCCCCTGCTGGAGGACACGATCGTGGCCCACTCCCACCGGGTGACCGGCGGCTACACCCAGGCCATCCCGCGGATGGCCGTCACCGTGGGGATGTCGGAGATCCTCTCCGCCCGCAGGCTGCACCTCATCACCGACGGGGGTGCCTGGAAACGCTACATCGTGCGGGTCCTCCTGCTCACCACCGAACCCGACGTCACGCTTCCGGTCACCCTGGCGCACCGGCACCCCAATGTGCACGTCACCGTGGACGCCGACAGCATCGCACCGTGCGCACTGGGGCTCGACTCGTGA
- a CDS encoding PfkB family carbohydrate kinase produces the protein MRTGARLVTVLAVGAYTLDLYMFGDHLPATGESVDACDYATAHGGKAANVAVASARLGAPTRFVGCLGDDADGPAALAALRADGVEVGDCATADGVPTGRSFVYVDRHGRQIVMTWPGAANLLPVSRAAATAAGLPDGSVLVLQGEIPVATSSAAAAAAPPGARVVLNPSPPGPFLGDTGEELLGRADVLVLNEGELSALTTGATGARTGRAGPGRGSTAGLSPVELLRLGTRGRTVIVTCGERGAEITDDHGTTLVGAPRVDAVDTTGAGDAFTGALAAALRGGASLAQGVRLACRVAAVSVTRRFCAPSYPSASELGIAPLRGPSERGRPG, from the coding sequence GTGCGCACTGGGGCTCGACTCGTGACCGTGCTCGCCGTCGGCGCCTACACCCTGGATCTCTACATGTTCGGCGACCACCTGCCGGCGACCGGTGAAAGCGTCGACGCCTGCGACTACGCCACCGCGCACGGCGGCAAGGCGGCGAACGTGGCGGTCGCCTCCGCCCGGCTGGGAGCCCCCACCCGCTTCGTCGGCTGCCTGGGAGACGACGCCGACGGACCGGCGGCGCTGGCCGCGCTACGGGCCGACGGCGTCGAGGTCGGCGACTGCGCCACGGCCGACGGCGTCCCGACCGGACGCAGTTTCGTCTACGTCGACAGGCACGGCCGGCAGATCGTCATGACGTGGCCGGGGGCCGCGAACCTGCTCCCCGTCTCCCGGGCGGCCGCCACGGCCGCCGGCCTGCCGGATGGTTCGGTGCTCGTGCTCCAGGGGGAGATCCCCGTGGCGACCTCGTCCGCGGCGGCGGCCGCGGCCCCGCCCGGCGCGCGCGTCGTGCTCAACCCCAGCCCGCCCGGACCGTTCCTCGGCGACACCGGGGAGGAACTGCTCGGCCGGGCCGACGTACTGGTGCTCAACGAGGGCGAGCTGTCCGCGCTGACCACCGGCGCGACCGGCGCCCGCACCGGGCGGGCGGGGCCGGGGCGGGGGAGCACCGCCGGCCTCTCCCCGGTGGAACTGCTGCGCCTCGGAACCAGGGGACGCACCGTGATCGTCACCTGTGGGGAACGCGGCGCCGAGATCACCGACGACCACGGCACCACGCTGGTCGGCGCACCCCGGGTGGACGCCGTGGACACGACCGGCGCGGGCGACGCCTTCACCGGTGCCCTGGCGGCCGCCCTCCGCGGCGGCGCGAGCCTGGCGCAGGGAGTCCGGCTCGCCTGCCGGGTGGCGGCCGTCTCGGTCACGCGCCGCTTCTGCGCTCCCAGCTACCCGTCCGCCTCGGAGCTCGGCATCGCCCCGCTGCGCGGTCCGTCCGAGCGGGGGAGACCCGGGTGA
- a CDS encoding nucleoside hydrolase, producing MTRRDPTPAYGDVTGAAPRRRRVVFDHDGAPDDLLSLLLLTRYDHVDLRGVAVTPADCLLEPALSATRKILDLVGRDVPTAAGVLPGRNPFPLAWRIDALRVDALPVLNQKDHDTTRADRPAAHEQLATWLMRAPAPVTVLATGPLTNLARCLDDHPRIESRIEEVVFMGGALDVTGNVNQPGHDGTAEWNVFWDPGAVRRVFDAAVPITMFPLDVTDRVPVTPDLARAFGRHYGHPVSDLAGSLLALTFGTLETTSLPYCCWDSLTTSYLAEPGICTFETVHCDVITRGESQGRVVRRSGGRAVRCARTVDSGRFHRHLLTMLTPGPTPVPTPGGRQASPARRADVGPAGERGG from the coding sequence GTGACACGGCGAGATCCCACCCCGGCGTACGGGGACGTGACCGGCGCCGCTCCGCGCCGCCGCCGGGTCGTGTTCGACCACGACGGCGCGCCGGACGACCTGCTGTCCCTCCTCCTGCTGACCCGGTACGACCACGTCGACCTGCGGGGAGTCGCCGTCACCCCGGCCGACTGCCTCCTGGAACCGGCCCTGTCGGCCACCCGCAAGATCCTCGACCTGGTGGGCAGGGACGTGCCGACGGCCGCGGGCGTGCTGCCCGGACGCAACCCGTTCCCCCTCGCCTGGCGGATCGACGCCCTGCGGGTGGACGCGCTGCCCGTGCTCAACCAGAAGGACCACGACACCACCCGCGCGGACCGGCCTGCGGCGCACGAACAGCTCGCCACCTGGCTGATGCGGGCCCCGGCCCCGGTCACCGTGCTCGCCACCGGTCCGCTGACCAATCTCGCCCGGTGCCTCGACGACCACCCGCGGATCGAGTCCCGCATCGAGGAGGTGGTGTTCATGGGCGGTGCCCTCGACGTCACCGGCAACGTCAACCAACCGGGTCACGACGGCACCGCGGAATGGAACGTCTTCTGGGACCCCGGCGCCGTCAGGCGCGTCTTCGACGCGGCCGTCCCCATCACGATGTTCCCCCTGGACGTGACCGACCGCGTGCCGGTGACCCCCGACCTCGCCCGTGCCTTCGGCCGCCACTACGGCCACCCCGTCAGCGACCTCGCCGGATCGCTCCTCGCGCTGACGTTCGGCACCCTGGAGACCACGAGCCTGCCCTACTGCTGCTGGGACAGCCTCACCACCTCCTACCTCGCCGAGCCCGGCATCTGCACCTTCGAGACGGTGCACTGCGACGTGATCACCCGGGGGGAGAGCCAGGGACGCGTCGTCCGGCGCTCCGGCGGGCGTGCCGTCAGATGCGCCCGCACGGTCGACTCCGGCCGCTTCCACCGGCACCTGCTCACCATGCTCACCCCGGGGCCCACCCCGGTGCCCACCCCGGGCGGGCGTCAGGCATCCCCGGCCCGGCGGGCGGACGTCGGCCCGGCGGGCGAGCGCGGCGGTTAG
- a CDS encoding NUDIX hydrolase codes for MSGGPVSAGSGGSGDTGGTGGIGDAVGCAPHPREFARIQREASAAGARCVVGAVLVNPLGEVFLQRRAPHVRLFPGCWDIVGGHVEEGETLCVALAREIAEETGWRLVRVDGVVDVFDWGGGDGGDGARRREIDVLATVTGDLTRPRIERDKFVEARWLDAAGLRRLADSSTGDTGMIDLALRGLAMRAPGGSAAPPPR; via the coding sequence ATGAGCGGCGGGCCGGTGAGCGCGGGCAGCGGGGGCAGTGGGGACACCGGGGGCACCGGGGGCATCGGGGATGCCGTCGGCTGCGCTCCGCATCCACGGGAGTTCGCGCGGATACAGCGGGAGGCGTCGGCGGCGGGGGCCCGGTGCGTGGTGGGCGCCGTCCTGGTCAACCCGCTCGGCGAGGTGTTCCTGCAACGGCGGGCACCCCACGTGCGGCTCTTCCCCGGGTGCTGGGACATCGTCGGCGGGCACGTCGAGGAGGGGGAGACCCTGTGCGTGGCGCTCGCCCGGGAGATTGCGGAGGAGACGGGATGGCGCCTGGTCCGGGTGGACGGCGTGGTGGACGTCTTCGACTGGGGCGGCGGTGACGGAGGGGACGGCGCGCGCAGACGCGAGATCGACGTGCTCGCCACGGTCACCGGTGACCTAACCCGGCCCCGGATCGAGCGGGACAAGTTCGTCGAGGCGCGCTGGCTGGACGCCGCCGGGCTCCGCCGCCTGGCGGACTCCTCCACCGGTGACACCGGCATGATCGACCTCGCGCTCCGGGGCCTCGCCATGCGCGCTCCCGGCGGCTCCGCGGCGCCTCCCCCTCGCTGA